The following proteins come from a genomic window of Kitasatospora sp. NBC_01246:
- a CDS encoding phosphotransferase enzyme family protein — MIPFDEGRARLLLARACASAGLPESGGARLLALGENAVFDLGDPAVVAKVGRGPELSDRAGRELGFARWLADRGIPVVRPYDAVPPEPNVVDGHPVTFWERLAPAERPARPVDLAPLLLALHRLPLPPFPLARRDLLAPVERWLASAEGHVDPADVAFLRDRRDDFAAALPGLPAQLPTGVIHGDALPRNVHIGADGPVLLDLEYASHDLREHDLVVLALSHDRYGVPAEEYRAFTEAYGWDVREWAGFAVLRGARETASASWVAQQAPGNPAALAEFRRRVDSLREGATGVRWYPF, encoded by the coding sequence ATGATCCCCTTCGACGAGGGCCGCGCCCGGCTCCTGCTCGCCCGGGCCTGCGCGTCCGCCGGCCTGCCCGAGTCCGGCGGCGCCCGGCTGCTCGCCCTGGGCGAGAACGCCGTCTTCGACCTCGGCGACCCGGCCGTGGTGGCCAAGGTCGGCCGCGGCCCCGAGCTGTCCGACCGGGCCGGGCGGGAGCTCGGCTTCGCCCGCTGGCTCGCCGACCGGGGCATCCCGGTGGTCCGCCCGTACGACGCCGTCCCGCCCGAGCCGAACGTCGTCGACGGCCACCCCGTGACCTTCTGGGAGCGGCTGGCCCCCGCCGAACGGCCCGCCCGGCCGGTGGACCTCGCGCCGCTGCTGCTCGCCCTCCACCGGCTGCCGCTGCCGCCCTTCCCGCTCGCCCGGCGGGACCTCCTCGCCCCCGTCGAGCGCTGGCTGGCCTCCGCCGAGGGGCACGTCGACCCCGCCGACGTCGCCTTCCTCCGGGACCGCCGCGACGACTTCGCCGCCGCGCTGCCCGGCCTGCCCGCGCAGCTGCCGACCGGCGTGATCCACGGCGACGCGCTGCCGCGCAACGTCCACATCGGGGCGGACGGACCCGTCCTGCTCGACCTGGAGTACGCCTCGCACGACCTGCGCGAGCACGACCTGGTGGTGCTCGCACTCAGCCACGACCGGTACGGCGTCCCGGCCGAGGAGTACCGGGCGTTCACCGAGGCCTACGGCTGGGACGTCCGGGAGTGGGCGGGCTTCGCGGTGCTGCGCGGCGCCCGCGAGACGGCGAGCGCCTCCTGGGTGGCCCAGCAGGCGCCGGGCAACCCGGCCGCGCTGGCGGAGTTCCGCCGGCGGGTCGATTCGCTGCGCGAGGGCGCCACCGGGGTGCGCTGGTACCCGTTCTGA
- a CDS encoding polysaccharide deacetylase family protein, which yields MPEHTTSQRPSPSVRRRRRLLAGCVAVVASLALAACGTANGALQPQPGTTASGNASGTTASGTGAPAPSASPAGSPSGSSSASSSPSSSPPSGSAPAAAPPGDAVPASKPATGGPATPKPPAPPRTPAPSKTPVPAKTPSTAPATRPPTTAPAPPAPPATGVSTSVVRSTASGGRTVALTFDDGPGPATGEVLDVLARYGVKATFCQIGQQAAAQPAMVKRIRAAGHRLCDHTVSHPLPFAPLSHDKAASQISGGRDMIVRAGGPGTEVAWFRAPGGGFTADNQHIAAAEGLRPLGWSVDPRDWSRPGVASIVSTVQSQLRPGGVILMHDGGGDRSQTVAALKQLLPWLIAQGYRFDLPAR from the coding sequence ATGCCGGAGCACACCACCTCGCAGCGTCCCTCCCCCTCCGTCCGACGCCGCCGCCGGCTGCTCGCGGGCTGCGTGGCGGTGGTCGCCTCACTCGCCCTGGCCGCCTGCGGCACCGCCAACGGGGCGCTGCAGCCGCAGCCGGGCACCACCGCGTCGGGGAACGCCTCGGGCACCACCGCGTCGGGCACCGGCGCCCCGGCTCCGTCCGCCTCGCCCGCCGGGTCCCCCTCCGGCTCCTCCTCGGCGTCCTCGTCCCCGTCCTCGTCCCCGCCGTCGGGCAGCGCCCCCGCCGCCGCCCCGCCGGGCGACGCCGTCCCGGCTTCGAAGCCCGCGACCGGCGGACCGGCCACGCCCAAGCCACCGGCTCCTCCCCGGACCCCGGCGCCCTCGAAGACCCCGGTGCCCGCCAAGACCCCGTCCACCGCACCGGCCACCCGGCCGCCCACGACGGCACCGGCCCCGCCCGCCCCGCCCGCGACCGGGGTGTCCACCTCGGTCGTCCGCTCCACCGCCTCCGGCGGGCGGACGGTGGCGCTCACCTTCGACGACGGGCCGGGCCCCGCCACCGGCGAGGTCCTGGACGTGCTCGCCCGGTACGGCGTCAAGGCGACGTTCTGCCAGATCGGCCAGCAGGCCGCCGCCCAACCCGCCATGGTCAAGCGGATCCGGGCGGCCGGCCACCGGCTCTGCGACCACACCGTGAGCCACCCGCTGCCGTTCGCCCCGCTCTCGCACGACAAGGCCGCGTCCCAGATCTCCGGCGGCCGGGACATGATCGTGCGGGCCGGCGGGCCGGGCACCGAGGTCGCCTGGTTCCGGGCCCCCGGCGGCGGGTTCACCGCCGACAACCAGCACATCGCCGCGGCCGAGGGCCTGCGCCCGCTCGGCTGGTCGGTCGACCCGCGCGACTGGTCCCGCCCGGGCGTCGCCTCGATCGTCTCCACCGTGCAGAGCCAACTCCGGCCCGGCGGCGTGATCCTGATGCACGACGGCGGCGGCGACCGGAGCCAGACCGTCGCCGCGCTGAAGCAGCTGCTCCCCTGGCTGATCGCCCAGGGCTACCGCTTCGACCTCCCCGCGCGCTGA
- a CDS encoding exonuclease domain-containing protein — protein sequence MSWWQQPLVGFDLETTGTDPTVDRIVTAALVDTVGARRLSATGWLVDPGVPIPAEAEAIHGIGDELVRSKGRPAKAAVDEIATALCERLAAGHPVVAFNAPFDLSMLDAELRRHGLAPLAERLGGPVAPVLDALVIDRAVDKYRKGSRTLQRVCEVYGVELTDAHEAGSDALAAVRVAVALAERYPAEVGEVPLAVLHTRQIDWYRSWAEGLEAWLRRGKDPQAVIDPRWPLR from the coding sequence ATGAGCTGGTGGCAGCAGCCACTGGTCGGCTTCGACCTGGAGACCACGGGCACCGACCCGACCGTGGACCGCATCGTCACGGCCGCCCTCGTGGACACCGTCGGAGCCCGCCGGCTGAGCGCCACCGGCTGGCTGGTCGACCCGGGCGTCCCGATCCCCGCCGAGGCGGAGGCGATCCACGGCATCGGCGACGAGCTCGTCCGCAGCAAGGGCCGCCCGGCCAAGGCGGCGGTCGACGAGATAGCCACCGCCCTGTGCGAGCGGCTCGCCGCCGGTCACCCGGTGGTCGCCTTCAACGCCCCCTTCGACCTCTCGATGCTCGACGCCGAGCTGCGCCGCCACGGCCTGGCCCCCTTGGCCGAGCGCCTCGGCGGTCCGGTCGCGCCGGTCCTCGACGCCCTGGTCATCGACCGGGCCGTCGACAAGTACCGCAAGGGCTCGCGCACCCTCCAGCGGGTCTGCGAGGTGTACGGGGTCGAGCTGACCGACGCCCACGAGGCCGGCAGCGACGCCCTCGCCGCCGTCCGGGTCGCCGTCGCCCTCGCGGAGCGGTACCCGGCCGAGGTCGGCGAGGTGCCGCTCGCCGTCCTGCACACCCGCCAGATCGACTGGTACCGGAGCTGGGCGGAGGGCCTGGAGGCCTGGCTCCGCCGCGGCAAGGACCCGCAGGCCGTCATCGACCCGCGCTGGCCCCTGCGCTGA
- a CDS encoding SAV2148 family HEPN domain-containing protein produces the protein MVYPAGGRGGGPGGPDRGGARSEAPTVVMRPAMTGRAVVPAQGGPVEIPALAWSGAEWEDAYQRVRLAGRAYVWLNLVEQRLRSLVDEVLYPIYAPAHGEDWVTAAAGPAGEEWAHRAGAVREVSRRKGYLLDPADDDPLVFLTLPQLRELMVQHWPCFDPYLADRREIELALDELEVARHVVSRNRVLTPTVLAQTERAAARLLAVLDGGTGGVPADVVESLVAGRYADVVAVHADRVRLQRDLPVEDLLDGARRLDALGIGLGMLCQNYTGKRLVRLATDGCRVRLLFLNPASSAVRRRERELGLGRGELARSIEMNIMHVRRVRARLRDQGGFEIRVFDETPRFTAYLVEGPRPSGQTGGPRRQTRDLGVVQPYLRRARGMESPALVLRGGAGQQPGGTDAGLLEVYREEFEGIWGDSRPVS, from the coding sequence ATGGTGTACCCCGCCGGCGGCCGTGGCGGTGGGCCCGGCGGCCCCGACCGGGGCGGCGCCCGCAGCGAGGCCCCGACGGTCGTCATGCGCCCCGCCATGACCGGCCGGGCCGTGGTGCCGGCCCAGGGCGGCCCGGTCGAGATACCGGCCCTCGCCTGGTCCGGCGCCGAGTGGGAGGACGCCTACCAGCGGGTCCGGCTGGCCGGGCGGGCGTACGTCTGGCTCAACCTGGTCGAGCAGCGGCTGCGCTCCCTCGTCGACGAGGTGCTCTACCCCATTTACGCGCCCGCCCACGGCGAGGACTGGGTGACGGCCGCGGCCGGCCCGGCCGGCGAGGAGTGGGCCCACCGGGCCGGCGCCGTCCGCGAGGTCAGCCGCCGCAAGGGCTACCTGCTCGACCCGGCCGACGACGACCCGCTGGTCTTCCTCACCCTGCCCCAGCTGCGCGAGCTGATGGTCCAGCACTGGCCCTGCTTCGACCCCTACCTGGCCGACCGCCGGGAGATCGAGCTGGCGCTGGACGAACTGGAGGTGGCCCGGCACGTCGTCTCCCGCAACCGCGTCCTCACCCCGACCGTGCTCGCCCAGACCGAACGCGCCGCCGCCCGGCTGCTCGCCGTGCTGGACGGCGGGACCGGCGGCGTCCCCGCCGACGTCGTCGAGTCCCTGGTGGCCGGCCGGTACGCGGACGTGGTCGCGGTGCACGCCGACCGGGTCCGGCTCCAGCGCGACCTGCCGGTGGAGGACCTGCTGGACGGCGCCCGGCGGCTGGACGCGCTCGGCATCGGCCTCGGCATGCTCTGCCAGAACTACACCGGCAAGCGCCTGGTCCGCCTCGCCACCGACGGCTGCCGGGTCCGGCTGCTCTTCCTCAACCCGGCGAGCAGCGCCGTCCGCCGCCGGGAACGCGAACTGGGCCTCGGCCGCGGCGAGCTGGCCCGTTCGATCGAGATGAACATCATGCACGTGCGCCGGGTCCGGGCCCGGCTGCGCGACCAGGGCGGCTTCGAGATCCGGGTCTTCGACGAGACCCCGCGCTTCACCGCCTACCTGGTCGAGGGCCCGCGCCCGTCCGGCCAGACCGGCGGCCCCCGCCGGCAGACCCGGGACCTCGGGGTGGTCCAGCCCTACCTGCGCCGGGCCCGCGGCATGGAGTCGCCCGCCCTGGTCCTGCGCGGCGGCGCCGGCCAGCAGCCGGGCGGCACCGACGCCGGGCTGCTGGAGGTCTACCGCGAGGAGTTCGAGGGCATCTGGGGGGACTCCCGGCCGGTCTCCTGA
- the glgX gene encoding glycogen debranching protein GlgX, which produces MQVWPGKPYPLGATFDGAGTNFAVFSESADRIELCLLDEDGSETAVELRETDAFVRHAYLPGVQPGRRYGFRVHGPYNPGLGQRHNSAKLLLDPYAKAMSGNIDWDESVYGYHFGAPERRNDLDSAPHTMHSVVVNPYFDWGTDRPPRTDYHRTVVYEAHVKGLTKLHPGIPEEIRGTYAGLAHPAVIEHLAKLGVTAIELMPVHQFVRDHRLRDLGLANYWGYNTVGFFAPHSSYSSTGDRGQQVQEFKSMVKALHAAGIEVILDVVYNHTAEGNHLGPTLSLRGLDNVSYYRLAQDQRFYEDTTGTGNSLLMRSPHVLQLIMDSLRYWVTEMHVDGFRFDLAATLARQFHEVDRLSSFFDLVQQDPVVSQAKLIAEPWDLGEGGYQVGNFPPLWTEWNGMYRDTVRDLWRGENATLAEFGSRLTGSSDLYQDDGRRPIASINFVTCHDGFTLRDLVSYNDKHNAANGEDNRDGESFNRSWNCGVEGPSTDPAIEELRARQQRNLIATLMLSQGVPMLSHGDELGRTQEGNNNAYCQDNELAWVHWPEGDGPESRLLEFTQGMIWLRRDHPVFRRRRFFHGRPVSGRPAAGHYEDLTDIAWFTPGGEEMTKRNWGASYAKSLTVFLNGYAISEPDRRGGRIVDDSFLLMFNAHFEPLEFTVPADHGQEWQVVVDTAQPRLPAPGAGARVKAGDALSLVDRSLMVLQRPA; this is translated from the coding sequence ATGCAGGTCTGGCCAGGGAAGCCCTACCCCCTCGGTGCCACCTTCGACGGGGCCGGTACCAACTTCGCGGTGTTCTCCGAGAGCGCCGACCGCATCGAGCTCTGCCTGCTCGACGAGGACGGGTCGGAGACGGCCGTCGAGCTGCGCGAGACGGACGCCTTCGTCCGGCACGCCTACCTCCCCGGGGTCCAGCCCGGCCGACGGTACGGCTTCCGCGTCCACGGACCGTACAACCCGGGCCTCGGCCAGCGGCACAACAGCGCCAAACTGCTGCTGGACCCGTACGCCAAGGCGATGAGCGGGAACATCGACTGGGACGAGTCGGTCTACGGCTACCACTTCGGCGCGCCCGAGCGCCGCAACGACCTCGACTCCGCCCCGCACACCATGCACTCGGTGGTCGTCAATCCGTACTTCGACTGGGGCACCGACCGGCCGCCGCGCACGGACTACCACCGCACGGTGGTCTACGAGGCCCACGTGAAGGGCCTCACCAAGCTCCACCCCGGCATCCCCGAGGAGATCCGCGGCACCTACGCGGGGCTGGCCCACCCGGCGGTGATCGAGCACCTGGCCAAGCTCGGCGTCACCGCGATCGAGCTGATGCCGGTGCACCAGTTCGTCCGCGACCACCGGCTGCGCGACCTCGGCCTGGCCAACTACTGGGGCTACAACACGGTCGGCTTCTTCGCCCCGCACTCCTCCTACTCCTCCACCGGGGACAGAGGCCAGCAGGTGCAGGAGTTCAAGTCGATGGTGAAGGCGCTGCACGCGGCCGGCATCGAGGTGATCCTGGACGTCGTCTACAACCACACCGCCGAGGGCAACCACCTCGGGCCCACCCTCTCGCTGCGCGGCCTGGACAACGTCTCCTACTACCGGCTCGCCCAGGACCAGCGGTTCTACGAGGACACCACGGGCACCGGCAACAGCCTGCTGATGCGCAGCCCGCACGTCCTCCAGCTGATCATGGACTCGCTGCGCTACTGGGTCACCGAGATGCACGTCGACGGCTTCCGCTTCGACCTCGCCGCCACGCTGGCCCGGCAGTTCCACGAAGTGGACCGGCTCTCCTCGTTCTTCGACCTCGTCCAGCAGGACCCGGTGGTCTCCCAGGCCAAGCTGATCGCCGAGCCGTGGGACCTCGGCGAGGGCGGCTACCAGGTGGGCAACTTCCCTCCGCTGTGGACGGAGTGGAACGGCATGTACCGGGACACCGTGCGCGACCTGTGGCGCGGCGAGAACGCCACGCTCGCCGAGTTCGGCTCCCGGCTCACCGGCTCCTCCGACCTCTACCAGGACGACGGCCGCCGCCCGATCGCCTCGATCAACTTCGTCACCTGCCACGACGGCTTCACCCTGCGCGACCTGGTCTCCTACAACGACAAGCACAACGCGGCCAACGGCGAGGACAACCGGGACGGCGAATCCTTCAACCGCTCCTGGAACTGCGGCGTCGAGGGCCCGAGCACCGACCCGGCCATCGAGGAACTGCGCGCCCGCCAGCAGCGGAACCTGATCGCCACCCTGATGCTCTCCCAGGGCGTGCCGATGCTCTCGCACGGCGACGAGCTCGGCCGCACCCAGGAGGGCAACAACAACGCCTACTGCCAGGACAACGAACTCGCCTGGGTGCACTGGCCCGAGGGTGACGGCCCCGAGTCCCGGCTACTCGAATTCACCCAGGGCATGATCTGGCTCCGCCGCGACCACCCCGTCTTCCGGCGGCGCCGCTTCTTCCACGGCCGCCCGGTCTCCGGCCGCCCGGCCGCCGGCCACTACGAGGACCTCACCGACATCGCCTGGTTCACCCCCGGCGGGGAGGAGATGACCAAGCGCAACTGGGGCGCCAGCTACGCCAAGTCGCTCACCGTCTTCCTCAACGGCTACGCCATCTCGGAGCCGGACCGGCGCGGCGGGCGGATCGTCGACGACTCCTTCCTGCTGATGTTCAACGCCCACTTCGAACCGCTGGAGTTCACCGTCCCGGCCGACCACGGCCAGGAGTGGCAGGTCGTGGTCGATACCGCCCAGCCCCGGCTGCCCGCCCCCGGCGCCGGCGCCCGGGTCAAGGCGGGGGACGCGCTCTCGCTCGTCGACCGCTCGCTGATGGTGCTCCAGCGGCCGGCCTAG
- the treY gene encoding malto-oligosyltrehalose synthase: protein MTYAAEPAQPRPAAVPSATYRLQLQPGFTLHDATAAVPYLAALGVSHLHLSPLLEAAPGSTHGYDTVDHGRISAQLGGEPALRALAAEAHRHGLRLLADVVPNHMAVPVPERLNRPLWHVLRDGPDSPYAPWFDIDWTAQPGPPDSPGRGRVLLPLLGDRLGAVLGDLVVDGEELRYHDHALPLRPGTAGLPLPELLSRQWYRLAWWRLARTELNYRRFFTVNELIAVRVEVPEVFEATHGVLLRLHREGVLDGFRIDHPDGLADPRGYLRRLAGATGGAYTVVEKILTGEERLPGDWPCAGTTGYDALRRIDGVLTDHAGACQLAGAYEHAVSGAGSGGEPCADPHPAVAAARRGRADMTGPRGELAAEVERLVRLAVRIGAAEPAHADHAPWQLRDALRRVLTGYPAYRPYVRPGEPAPAVSEEQVREALDGSEDATGRLVADLALGRLGSGPEKDEFCARFAQTAAAVAAKGVEDTAFYRWNALLALNEVGGEPARPGLPPAAFHAWCHYVEEHWPATMTVLSTHDTKRSADARARLAVLAEQPRAWADEAAAWSTAAGPGGDPNSDWLLWQTLVAAWPITPDRLVPALLKAAREAKLRTSWTAPDAGFEQALADRARAAYANPGLLPRIEGFVRALAPHARANTLSAALLHLTVPGVPDLYQGSEEPLYTLVDPDNRGVVDLGALAVRLTDSATPRAGDLAREKLHLTATALHLRRRRPLGAYRPLAARGPAADHLLAFARGDDVITAVTRLPYGLARAGGWQDTALDLPAGGAWTDELTGRRHPAGPVPVAELLTAQPVALLTRRGEA from the coding sequence ATGACCTACGCCGCCGAGCCCGCCCAGCCCCGCCCGGCCGCAGTACCGTCCGCCACCTACCGCCTCCAGTTGCAGCCCGGCTTCACCCTCCACGACGCCACCGCCGCGGTGCCCTACCTCGCCGCCCTCGGCGTCTCCCACCTCCACCTGTCCCCGCTGCTGGAGGCCGCCCCCGGATCCACCCACGGCTACGACACCGTCGACCACGGCCGGATCAGCGCCCAGCTCGGCGGCGAACCGGCGCTGCGCGCGCTGGCCGCCGAAGCCCACCGGCACGGCCTGCGGCTGCTCGCCGACGTGGTGCCCAACCACATGGCCGTCCCCGTCCCCGAACGGCTCAACCGGCCGCTCTGGCACGTCCTGCGGGACGGCCCCGACTCGCCGTACGCACCCTGGTTCGACATCGACTGGACCGCCCAGCCGGGCCCCCCGGACTCCCCCGGCCGCGGCCGGGTGCTGCTGCCGCTGCTGGGCGACCGGCTCGGGGCCGTCCTCGGCGACCTCGTGGTCGACGGCGAGGAGCTCCGCTACCACGACCACGCCCTCCCGCTGCGGCCCGGCACCGCCGGCCTCCCGCTCCCCGAACTGCTCAGCCGGCAGTGGTACCGGCTCGCCTGGTGGCGACTGGCCCGCACCGAGCTGAACTACCGGCGGTTCTTCACCGTCAACGAGCTGATCGCCGTCCGGGTCGAAGTCCCCGAGGTGTTCGAGGCGACCCACGGCGTGCTGCTGCGGCTGCACCGCGAGGGCGTCCTGGACGGGTTCCGGATCGACCACCCGGACGGCCTGGCCGACCCGCGCGGCTACCTGCGCCGGCTCGCCGGGGCCACCGGCGGCGCCTACACGGTGGTGGAGAAGATCCTCACCGGTGAGGAGCGCCTCCCCGGGGACTGGCCGTGCGCCGGCACCACCGGGTACGACGCGCTGCGCCGCATCGACGGCGTGCTCACCGACCACGCCGGCGCCTGCCAGCTGGCCGGCGCCTACGAGCACGCGGTCAGCGGGGCCGGGTCCGGCGGGGAGCCGTGCGCGGACCCGCACCCGGCCGTCGCCGCCGCCCGGCGCGGGCGGGCCGACATGACCGGCCCGCGCGGCGAGCTGGCCGCCGAGGTCGAGCGGCTGGTCCGGCTCGCCGTGCGGATCGGCGCCGCCGAACCCGCCCACGCCGACCACGCGCCCTGGCAGCTGCGGGACGCCCTGCGCCGGGTGCTCACCGGCTACCCCGCGTACCGCCCGTACGTCCGGCCCGGCGAGCCCGCCCCGGCGGTCTCCGAGGAGCAGGTGCGGGAGGCCCTCGACGGCTCCGAGGACGCCACCGGGCGGCTGGTCGCCGACCTCGCCCTCGGGCGGCTCGGCAGCGGGCCCGAGAAGGACGAGTTCTGCGCCCGCTTCGCGCAGACCGCCGCCGCCGTCGCCGCCAAGGGCGTCGAGGACACCGCCTTCTACCGGTGGAACGCGCTGCTCGCGCTGAACGAGGTCGGCGGCGAGCCGGCCCGGCCCGGGCTCCCGCCCGCCGCGTTCCACGCCTGGTGCCACTACGTCGAGGAGCACTGGCCGGCCACCATGACGGTGCTCTCCACCCACGACACCAAGCGCAGCGCCGACGCCCGCGCCCGCCTCGCCGTGCTCGCCGAGCAGCCGCGGGCCTGGGCCGACGAGGCCGCCGCCTGGTCCACCGCCGCCGGCCCGGGCGGCGACCCGAACAGCGACTGGCTGCTCTGGCAGACGCTGGTCGCGGCCTGGCCGATCACGCCGGACCGGCTCGTCCCCGCGCTGCTCAAGGCCGCCCGCGAGGCCAAGCTGCGGACCTCCTGGACGGCCCCCGACGCCGGCTTCGAGCAGGCCCTGGCCGACCGGGCCCGGGCCGCCTACGCCAACCCGGGGCTGCTCCCGCGGATCGAGGGCTTCGTCCGGGCCCTCGCGCCCCACGCCCGGGCCAACACCCTCTCCGCCGCCCTGCTGCACCTGACCGTGCCCGGCGTGCCGGACCTCTATCAGGGCAGCGAGGAGCCGCTGTACACCCTGGTCGACCCGGACAACCGGGGCGTGGTGGACCTCGGCGCGCTCGCCGTCCGCCTCACCGACTCGGCCACCCCCCGGGCGGGCGACCTCGCCCGGGAGAAGCTGCACCTGACCGCGACGGCGCTGCACCTGCGCCGCCGCCGGCCGCTGGGCGCCTACCGGCCGCTGGCCGCCCGGGGCCCGGCCGCCGACCACCTGCTCGCCTTCGCCCGCGGCGACGACGTGATCACGGCGGTCACCCGGCTGCCGTACGGGCTCGCCCGGGCCGGCGGCTGGCAGGACACCGCGCTGGACCTGCCGGCCGGCGGCGCGTGGACGGACGAACTGACCGGACGCCGCCACCCGGCCGGCCCGGTACCGGTGGCGGAGCTGCTGACCGCGCAGCCCGTGGCGCTGCTGACCAGGAGGGGCGAGGCGTGA
- the treZ gene encoding malto-oligosyltrehalose trehalohydrolase gives MTTHEVRTYEVWAPAATERVEVEVDGARHPLARDDGRPGWWHGPAPAGDYAFRLDGGRPLPDPRSPRQPHGPDGPSRSVDHAAFRWSQTGWRGRPLPGAVLYELHVGTFTAAGTFDAAAEHLDHLVELGVDFVELLPVCPFPGRHGWGYDGVSLWAVHEPYGGPEGLKRFVDAAHRKGLGVVLDVVHNHLGPSGNHLPAFGPYFTDRHHTPWGSAVNLDAPGSDEVRRYLIGSALAWLRDYRIDGLRLDAVHALADDRAVHFLEELSCEVDRLATATNRPLFLVAESDLNSPRTTTPREAGGQGLTAQWSDDFHHALHTALTGESQGYYGDFARAPLAAVARTLTRGFFHDGTWSSFRERSHGRPFPPAHGHRLLGYLQTHDQIGNRALGDRLSPGLSPGRLACGAALVLSSPFTPMLFMGEEWGAATPWQYFTDHTDPNLAEAVRQGRRREFAEHGWRADAVPDPQEPATVLRSVLDWTEPGRAPHAELLTWYRTLIRLRRTRPELSDPDLAAVRTEYDEAARWLVLHRGAHRVAVNLGGAPAALPLGGPGREVVASFGECALDGAAVRLGPDSVAVVRL, from the coding sequence GTGACGACGCACGAGGTCCGGACCTACGAGGTGTGGGCCCCGGCGGCCACCGAACGGGTCGAGGTGGAGGTCGACGGCGCGCGGCACCCGCTGGCCCGGGACGACGGCCGGCCCGGCTGGTGGCACGGGCCGGCGCCGGCCGGGGACTACGCGTTCCGGCTGGACGGCGGCCGCCCGCTGCCCGACCCTCGCTCGCCCCGGCAGCCGCACGGACCGGACGGGCCCAGCCGGTCCGTCGACCACGCCGCGTTCCGCTGGTCGCAGACCGGCTGGCGCGGCCGCCCGCTGCCCGGCGCCGTGCTGTACGAACTGCACGTCGGCACCTTCACGGCCGCCGGTACCTTCGACGCCGCCGCCGAACACCTCGACCACCTCGTCGAGCTGGGTGTCGACTTCGTCGAACTGCTGCCGGTCTGCCCGTTCCCCGGCCGGCACGGCTGGGGCTACGACGGGGTCTCGCTCTGGGCCGTGCACGAGCCCTACGGCGGTCCGGAGGGGCTGAAGCGCTTCGTGGACGCCGCGCACCGCAAGGGCCTCGGCGTCGTGCTGGACGTGGTGCACAACCACCTCGGCCCGTCCGGCAACCACCTGCCCGCCTTCGGGCCGTACTTCACCGACCGGCACCACACGCCGTGGGGCTCGGCGGTCAACCTGGACGCCCCCGGCTCGGACGAGGTGCGCCGGTACCTGATCGGCAGCGCGCTGGCCTGGCTGCGCGACTACCGGATCGACGGCCTGCGGCTGGACGCCGTGCACGCCCTCGCGGACGACCGCGCCGTCCACTTCCTGGAGGAACTCTCCTGCGAGGTGGACCGGTTGGCGACCGCCACCAACCGGCCGCTGTTCCTGGTCGCCGAGTCCGACCTCAACTCCCCCCGCACCACCACCCCCCGCGAGGCCGGCGGCCAGGGCCTCACCGCCCAGTGGAGCGACGACTTCCACCACGCGCTGCACACCGCGCTCACCGGCGAGTCCCAGGGCTACTACGGGGACTTCGCCCGCGCCCCGCTGGCCGCCGTGGCCCGGACGCTCACCCGCGGCTTCTTCCACGACGGCACCTGGTCCTCGTTCCGGGAGCGCAGCCATGGCCGGCCCTTCCCGCCCGCGCACGGCCACCGGCTGCTCGGTTACCTTCAGACCCACGACCAGATCGGCAACCGGGCCCTCGGCGACCGGCTCTCCCCCGGTCTCTCCCCGGGGCGGCTCGCCTGCGGGGCCGCCCTGGTGCTCTCCTCGCCGTTCACCCCGATGCTGTTCATGGGCGAGGAGTGGGGCGCGGCCACCCCGTGGCAGTACTTCACCGACCACACCGACCCGAACCTGGCCGAGGCCGTCCGCCAGGGCCGGCGGCGGGAGTTCGCCGAGCACGGCTGGCGGGCCGACGCGGTGCCGGACCCGCAGGAGCCGGCCACCGTGCTGCGCTCCGTCCTCGACTGGACCGAGCCGGGGCGCGCCCCGCACGCCGAACTGCTCACCTGGTACCGGACGCTGATCCGGCTGCGGCGCACCCGGCCGGAGCTCTCCGACCCGGACCTCGCGGCCGTCCGGACCGAGTACGACGAGGCGGCCCGGTGGCTGGTGCTGCACCGGGGGGCCCACCGGGTGGCGGTCAACCTGGGCGGCGCCCCCGCCGCGCTGCCGCTCGGGGGGCCGGGGCGGGAGGTGGTGGCGTCCTTCGGCGAGTGCGCGCTCGACGGGGCGGCGGTGCGGCTGGGGCCGGACTCCGTCGCGGTCGTCCGGCTGTGA